The following proteins are encoded in a genomic region of Eriocheir sinensis breed Jianghai 21 chromosome 55, ASM2467909v1, whole genome shotgun sequence:
- the LOC126984027 gene encoding EF-hand domain-containing protein 1-like — MSDLPLLPGYTFSTPEQRQRPIRQSLGWSKGVPLVGPPLQPLLSEADQQDLLREERRLQFASRPRRASTPPKFLPEWAVLDKKVLRFKGYFTEQVEGGRQVCCVRPVIIYYYLVDDAIAVTEPRTPNSGLDQGRQLSRQRVPHPDGGFWHWTHLNLGETLNLYGRHYIICDCDPFTKEYLLSEGTELGSPVPIPPDPYTLMRQSRAETPHRISDLRPHSAPQIPPQLRGILLKFDVMVEEMENSKSTANPAVLLYRPQDLTVELRQPSYFDHTEIRKFSPVILRAIRVPLRDSGGSFVNIGEEGERGEWLLPRHLIPPATVTIFGRRVLVTGCDAFTQRFLQDNYGADNVPGMKVIETRKPDESGSSGKTQSDIVPRSRARRGLLIPEDATVLRFSAKLHPSFDAEGDRSFILIYHVVDATLELSEKARPGGLGGRTLSRMRVPKPQTEGDRERSWGPDFYTLDDIYIGAPLTLWGQQYLITGADRHVLNYARQHEDQVSPQLLSSLMQHFNENSHHQGGANQEQENDNNN, encoded by the exons ATGTCAGACCTGCCGCTGCTGCCCGGGTACACGTTCTCCACGCCCGAG CAGAGGCAGCGCCCTATCCGGCAAAGTTTGGGCTGGAGCAAGGGAGTGCCTCTTGTAGGACCTCCCCTGCAGCCCCTTCTGTCCGAGGCCGACCAGCAGGACCttctgag GGAGGAGAGAAGACTACAGTTCGCATCCCGCCCCCGCCGTGCCTCCACCCCCCCAAAGTTCCTGCCGGAGTGGGCGGTGTTGGACAAGAAG GTGCTGCGGTTCAAGGGATATTTCACTGAGCAGGTGGAGGGCGGGCGGCAGGTGTGTTGTGTGCGGCCTGTCATCATCTACTATTACCTGGTGGATGACGCAATAGCCGTCACGGAGCCCCGGACACCT aACTCCGGGCTGGATCAGGGTCGCCAGCTGAGCCGCCAGCGAGTGCCTCACCCGGACGGCGGCTTCTGGCACTGGACGCACCTCAACCTGGGCGAGACACTGAACCTCTACGGCCGCCACTACATCATCTGCGACTGCGACCCCTTCACTAAA GAGTACTTGCTGAGTGAGGGGACAGAGCTGGGCAGCCCTGTCCCAATCCCTCCTGATCCCTACACCCTCATGAGACAGTCCAGAGCCGAGACGCCCCACCGAATCTCCGACCTGCGGCCACACTCAGCTCCCCAGATACCCCCCCAGCTGAGAGGCATCCTGCTCAA GTTTGACGTcatggtggaggagatggagaacagCAAGTCCACCGCCAACCCCGCCGTGCTGCTGTACCGGCCACAGGACCTTACCGTGGAGCTCCGGCAGCCGTCATACTTCGACCACACGGAGATCAGGAAGTTCAGCCCCGTTATCCTTCGGGCCATCAGAGTGCCGCTGCGTGACTCTGGAG GTTCCTTCGTCAACATCGGGGAGGAGGGTGAGCGGGGTGAGTGGCTGCTGCCTCGCCACCTGATTCCTCCGGCCACTGTGACCATCTTTGGCAGAAG GGTACTGGTGACGGGGTGCGACGCCTTCACCCAGCGGTTCCTGCAGGACAACTATGGGGCAGACAACGTTCCCGGCATGAAAGTCATTGAAACTAGAAAG ccTGATGAGTCTGGGTCAAGCGGCAAGACTCAGAGTGACATTGTCCCTCGGAGCAGAGCGCGGCGCGGCCTCCTCATCCCTGAAGATGCTACG GTGCTGCGGTTTTCGGCCAAGCTGCATCCCTCGTTCGATGCTGAAGGAGACCGCAGCTTCATCCTGATCTACCACGTGGTTGACGCAACGCTGGAGCTTTCTGAGAAG GCCAGGCCAGGAGGACTAGGCGGACGAACCTTGTCCAGGATGAGGGTTCCCAAGCCTCAGACGGAGGGCGACAGGGAAAGGTCTTGGGGCCCGGACTTTTACACACTTGATGACATTTACAttg GAGCCCCCCTGACCCTGTGGGGGCAGCAGTACCTCATCACCGGGGCCGACAGACACGTGCTCAACTACGCCCGTCAGCACGAGGACCAAGTGTCCCCCCAGCTGCTGAGCTCCCTGATGCAGCACTTCAACGAGAACTCCCACCACCAAGGAGGAGCCAACCAGGAACAAGAGAATGATAATAACAACTGA
- the LOC126984026 gene encoding uncharacterized protein LOC126984026: MTMYHMAMPPHMGGPHPPPVHSPLAFPSPILPPSMSHSYAVHSFPQAHVPHPSPSAHSSHASHQSHPSHSTAAAVAAASVSIAVGSGNSALLTHPSPMLSQPSPIYNPQTSVYVNPYLPPQLSHAHAHSHPQHQHPSSMGYGIPPPPMAGGPPPGILPPPQSSSQAAAPPLPSGPVMSVDEELLEEMNTLHLGYIETEDSPHKLEQREKLERVIMEYLAITPHSHKFMFHQISDVLETSINTCSDFSAYSAACAFDALAQYAANLITQPWRREFRQIKLYSGFWVHQVAHHLAGAESILSLMGYAPQSGPTAGSSGCRDPSCLVLEDVLDPDLISRLALDCLIAYCECQVLKKISEGVREFGLSWRQILQYRQMYVGGIDVTVRHLLFTLRQRLQPQSQAESSHKQAAPSTGPPLPVRQSSMSGPSSSPVSTHQSVPAPHSASEKVITPADQTMSLEPQQQPRSGTAGISRGGSMEQRSGGATGGGGGGGGGGGSGGGGGGGGGGSYHHPSLHHLHHHPSSQLPTVITTTAAAGAVPGAASGPPPSYARSVDTPDTAKSISSLGILPLASQVPTAKLIDLDSSLENLPSRNSLQLLPKVLPHKRSSKSSGSSRVLPSLENSDPCPPPPPPPEVFLAGTLDEHLEATLSIVKDPNRNSVVQSTPNEQGATSWETWEFVYRGLEKKGYNKDIGDRGDILHQITRQNLHPDALTPQGKNAPLNNKKEVGKSKPMFINQALQALALNETRERVERPCLSSKSSHSASHGAAPDVFPGLNNLTKRNSLFDNLSTGFETAPQDSDEYEDRRQVLKKTSNLARVDNRLDVSNKNNTSSSSSPRSLSLSSKGSHSRQELPPEAPRSAPAAAVPTLQHGGGGIAITDNSPTPPRDNQPPRESLLPQVPWSCTTCTFLNEKGRTACDMCGKSRTPGPETRPLISGGRQCPQCTLINEREAKDCSACGVHLEGSSTYI; this comes from the exons ATGACGATGTACCACATGGCTATGCCTCCCCACATGGGGGGTCCCCATCCCCCCCCTGTTCATTCCCCCTTAGCCTTCCCTTCCCCGATCCTCCCGCCTTCCATGTCTCACAGTTATGCAGTTCACTCCTTTCCCCAGGCCCATGtgccccacccctccccctctgccCACTCCTCCCACGCCTCGCACCAGAGTCATCCCTCGCACtcaacggcggcggcggtggcggccgcCAGCGTGTCCATCGCCGTAGGGTCGGGAAACTCTGCCCTGCTGACGCACCCTTCCCCAATGCTGTCCCAGCCCTCACCCATCTACAACCCTCAGACCTCAGTCTATGTCAACCCCTACCTCCCGCCCCAGCTCTCTCACGCCCATGCCCACTCCCACCCCCAACATCAGCACCCTTCCAGCATGGGGTATGGCATACCCCCCCCTCCCATGGCAGGAGGCCCACCCCCTGGCATACTGCCACCCCCACAGTCCAGTAGCCAGGCCGCTGCCCCACCACTCCCCTCGGGTCCTGTCATGTCTGTGGATGAGGAGCTGTTGGAGGAGATGAACACTCTCCACCTGGGGTACATTGAGACAGAAGACTCTCCTCACAAGCTAGAGCAGAGAGAGAAGCTGGAGC GTGTgatcatggagtacctggccatCACTCCGCACTCCCACAAGTTCATGTTTCACCAAATATCTGATGTGCTGGAGACAAGCATCAACACGTGTAGTGACTTCAGTGCGTACAGCGCCGCCTGTGCGTTTGATGCGCTGGCACAGTACGCCGCCAACCTTATCACGCAGCCCTGGAGGAGAGAGTTTAGGCAGATTAAG CTCTACAGTGGCTTCTGGGTGCACCAGGTAGCCCACCACTTGGCAGGTGCAGAGTCCATTCTCTCCCTGATGGGTTACGCCCCTCAGTCCGGCCCCACGGCAGGGTCCTCCGGCTGCAGGGATCCATCCTGTCTGGTTCTGGAAGATGTTTTGGATCCAGACCTTATATCCAGGCTTGCCCTTGACTGCCTGATTGCATACTGTGAATGCCAG GTGCTCAAGAAAATCAGTGAAGGCGTCCGTGAGTTTGGTCTGTCTTGGCGGCAGATCCTGCAGTACCGCCAGATGTACGTTGGGGGCATAGACGTCACTGTCCGGCACCTTCTCTTCACCCTGCGGCAGCGGTTGCAGCCCCAGAGCCAGGCTGAGTCCAGTCATAAGCAG GCTGCCCCCTCCACAGGGCCGCCGCTGCCCGTCCGCCAGTCCTCCATGAgtggcccctcctcctcccccgtgtcCACCCACCAGTCAGTGCCAGCCCCTCACTCAGCCTCAGAGAAAGTCATAACACCGGCAGACCAGACCATGTCCCTGGAGCCCCAGCAGCAGCCAAGGAGCGGCACAGCAGGCATTAGTAGAGGAGGTAGTATGGAGCAACGAAGTGGAGGAGCaacaggaggcggtggaggaggaggtggaggtggtggtagtggaggaggagggggtggtggtggtggtgggagctaTCACCATCCTagtctccaccacctccaccaccacccaagtAGCCAGCTCcccacagtcatcaccaccaccgccgcggctGGAGCAGTGCCTGGGGCAGCATCCGGCCCCCCGCCCTCCTACGCCCGAAGTGTGGACACCCCGGACACAG CCAAGAGTATAAGCAGTTTGGGGATCCTTCCTCTGGCCAGCCAGGTGCCCACAGCCAAGCTTATCGACCTGGACTCCTCCCTCGAGAACCTGCCTTCAAGAAACAGCTTACAGCTTCTCCCAAAG GTCTTACCACACAAGAGAAGTTCAAAGTCCAGCGGAAGTAGTCGTGTTCTGCCTTCCTTGGAAAACTCTGACCCCtgccctcccccgcccccgccccccgagGTGTTCCTGGCCGGCACCCTGGACGAGCACCTCGAGGCAACGCTCTCCATCGTGAAGGACCCCAACAGGAACTCTGTCGTTCAGAGCACCCCTAACGAGCAGGGCGCCACCTCCTGGGAGACCTGGGAATTTGTCTACCGCGGCCTGGAGAAGAAGGGCTACAACAAGGACATCGGCGACCGAGGGGACATCCTGCACCAGATAACACGACAAAACCTCCATCCCGATGCCTTGACGCCTCAAGGTAAGAACGCCCCACTCAATAATAAAAAGGAGGTAGGAAAGAGCAAACCGATGTTCATCAACCAAGCCCTTCAGGCCCTCGCCCTCAACGAGAccagagagagggtggagaggccGTGCCTCTCCAGCAAGAGTTCCCACTCAGCTTCCCACGGTGCCGCCCCAGACGTCTTCCCCGGCCTCAACAACCTCACCAAGAGAAACAGCCTCTTTGACAACCTCTCCACTGGCTTTGAGACGGCACCCCAGGACAGCGACGAGTACGAGGACCGCCGGCAAGTCCTCAAGAAGACCAGCAACCTGGCGCGCGTCGACAACAGACTGGACGTgagcaacaagaacaacaccaGCAGCTCCTCGTCGCCCCGCAGCCTCAGTCTTAGCAGTAAGGGTTCCCACTCCAGGCAAGAGCTACCCCCGGAGGCGCCGCGCTCCGCACCCGCTGCCGCCGTCCCAACACTGCAGCACGGTGGTGGTGGCATCGCCATCACCGACAACAGCCCCACTCCACCCCGGGATAATCAGCCGCCCAGAGAGAGCCTATTGCCGCAAGTGCCCTGGTCGTGCACCACCTGCACCTTCCTCAATGAAAAGGGGCGCACTGCCTGTGACATGTGCGGGAAGTCGCGCACGCCCGGGCCAGAGACACGACCTCTCATCTCTGGTGGCCGCCAGTGCCCTCAGTGCACCCTCATAAacgaaagggaggcaaaggactGCTCGGCCTGTGGAGTACATCTGGAGGGTTCTTCCACTTATATTTAG